A region from the Borreliella burgdorferi B31 genome encodes:
- a CDS encoding type ISP restriction/modification enzyme yields the protein MEINLQSKLNNKNNNKLIFFISCSLVLVSTRPFDNRFTYYSKNRGVIIRPGYKIMKHILEIQNNIALITTRLSKTDRFSHAFVTSKISELSIIPLGYVFPIYIQEDSETPERVKKENFKNKFRHFLDVKYNKKFTAEEILGYIYAILYSNIYRDRFYEHLQIDFPKIIFVDNSDIFVTLGKLGTDLINSHLVKVVPTININIGKCFSFLDETLKQNSIIEKVFYKEETNELYYNQTSRFINVSKEVYNYTIGSWQTLKSYLTYRKGREMPSKEVEHLEKVIKTIHYTIGIQKK from the coding sequence GTGGAAATAAATTTACAAAGTAAATTAAATAACAAAAATAATAATAAACTTATTTTTTTTATATCATGCTCCCTAGTTCTAGTATCTACTAGACCGTTTGATAATAGATTTACCTATTACTCTAAAAATAGGGGGGTCATAATTAGGCCTGGTTATAAAATAATGAAACATATCTTAGAAATTCAAAATAATATAGCACTAATAACAACAAGACTATCCAAAACTGATCGTTTTTCTCATGCTTTCGTTACTTCTAAAATATCAGAATTAAGCATTATTCCACTAGGATATGTTTTCCCAATTTATATACAAGAAGATAGCGAAACACCTGAGAGAGTTAAAAAAGAAAACTTTAAAAATAAATTTAGACATTTTCTTGATGTTAAATACAATAAAAAATTTACTGCAGAAGAAATACTTGGCTATATTTACGCAATTCTTTATTCAAATATCTATCGAGATAGATTCTACGAACACCTACAAATAGACTTTCCTAAAATTATTTTCGTAGATAATTCTGACATATTTGTAACACTTGGCAAACTTGGAACAGATCTCATTAATTCTCATTTAGTAAAAGTTGTTCCAACAATAAATATCAACATTGGAAAATGTTTTTCATTTTTAGATGAAACCCTAAAACAAAACTCAATCATAGAAAAAGTTTTTTATAAAGAAGAAACAAATGAACTTTACTATAACCAAACTTCTAGATTTATTAATGTTTCCAAAGAGGTGTATAACTATACTATTGGGAGTTGGCAAACTCTAAAAAGTTACTTAACTTATAGAAAAGGCAGAGAAATGCCCTCAAAAGAAGTTGAACATCTCGAAAAAGTCATCAAAACAATTCATTATACAATTGGCATACAAAAAAAATAG
- a CDS encoding plasmid maintenance protein codes for MINNSKKPNCHNKLQQKLIVLLSTLAYVNSKYNKYTQKNILYCFNENLKRNGQPTTTLRTMQNYLYKLEKVFKVTTNYYKHLGINFGTEIYYKLNYSKKECYLKINQHFREKKDYRFKARVDNYLNDKFNKNGSVDLVECLNNKNNNIKEERKIIQIEKYQVIKYFNKCNFSLLKEILPILNLDINKDELIKILKIIKRIEINLTKNKNTYLNVSYFKEKQNKLKKILSNTQQQLEKNGYNPEQLEISFQKIYENYKTKPHFIIENHKYKDLSHIKRKLEKSIERKKENLQKDCENMRTNIFNILIEQLKKEVKIDVLKPILKIYLNSKNKLEYNKVFNNNYYYELLEIIKKEKNLQLKEVV; via the coding sequence ATGATTAATAATTCAAAAAAGCCAAATTGTCACAACAAGTTACAACAAAAATTAATAGTTCTTCTTTCAACACTTGCATACGTAAACAGCAAATATAATAAATATACCCAAAAAAACATACTCTATTGCTTTAATGAAAACCTAAAAAGAAATGGACAACCTACCACTACACTAAGAACAATGCAAAATTATCTTTATAAATTAGAAAAAGTATTTAAAGTAACAACTAACTACTACAAACACTTAGGGATAAATTTCGGAACTGAAATTTACTATAAGCTAAATTATTCTAAAAAAGAGTGTTATCTTAAAATCAATCAACATTTTAGAGAAAAAAAAGACTATAGGTTTAAAGCTAGAGTTGATAACTATCTTAACGACAAATTTAATAAAAATGGGAGTGTAGATTTAGTGGAGTGTTTAAATAATAAAAATAATAATATAAAAGAAGAAAGAAAGATTATACAAATAGAAAAGTATCAAGTAATAAAATACTTCAATAAATGCAACTTTTCTTTATTAAAAGAAATTCTTCCAATTTTAAATTTGGATATTAATAAAGATGAATTGATTAAAATACTCAAAATTATAAAAAGAATTGAAATCAACCTAACAAAAAATAAAAATACATATTTAAATGTGTCTTATTTTAAAGAAAAGCAAAACAAATTAAAGAAAATATTAAGCAACACTCAACAACAATTAGAAAAAAATGGATATAATCCTGAGCAATTAGAAATAAGTTTCCAAAAAATATATGAAAATTACAAAACTAAACCCCATTTTATCATTGAAAATCATAAATATAAAGATTTAAGCCATATAAAACGCAAATTAGAAAAATCAATTGAAAGAAAAAAAGAAAACTTACAAAAAGATTGCGAAAATATGAGGACAAACATTTTCAATATACTCATTGAACAACTAAAAAAAGAAGTAAAAATTGACGTTTTAAAACCAATTTTAAAAATCTATTTGAATAGCAAAAATAAATTAGAATATAATAAAGTATTTAATAATAATTATTATTATGAATTATTAGAAATAATAAAAAAGGAAAAAAATCTTCAGTTAAAAGAAGTTGTATAA
- a CDS encoding DUF226 domain-containing protein → MQNMAKSIQLVKPIVRCSNKKDLFIKIEKDNDKTIYHTKIMMDIYKFGLNKKKNKYRISLRGLFNQSKVEEFNLFTLRADDKFLGIYYGYKKRIKKIFVKYQVGGIEKSYSLSKTYYMEVRFKKGSIFCYFKSLPRILKKENVNTTYNKALFSMFTTLERQVYDFYDKKYPQKGPFIKWIEKSWLKNHIL, encoded by the coding sequence ATGCAAAACATGGCAAAATCCATACAATTAGTTAAACCAATAGTTAGATGTTCAAATAAAAAAGATCTTTTTATTAAGATTGAAAAAGATAATGATAAAACAATATATCACACAAAAATAATGATGGATATTTATAAATTTGGACTTAATAAGAAAAAAAATAAATATCGTATATCATTAAGAGGATTATTTAATCAATCAAAAGTTGAAGAATTTAATTTATTTACATTAAGAGCAGATGATAAATTTTTAGGCATTTATTACGGGTATAAAAAACGAATAAAGAAAATTTTTGTGAAGTACCAAGTTGGCGGAATTGAAAAATCTTATTCTTTGTCAAAGACATATTACATGGAGGTTAGATTTAAAAAGGGAAGTATTTTTTGCTACTTTAAGAGCTTACCCAGGATACTAAAAAAAGAAAATGTTAATACGACCTACAATAAAGCATTATTTAGTATGTTTACGACATTAGAAAGGCAAGTATATGATTTTTATGATAAAAAATACCCACAAAAAGGACCTTTTATAAAATGGATAGAAAAAAGTTGGCTAAAAAACCACATATTATAG
- a CDS encoding ParA family protein, with product MDRKKLAKKPHIIAIASIKGGVGKSTSSIMFSTILSKTNKVLLVDLDPQNAVTSYFITQDHPRMELINIYNSYSLIKKHKTFKDVVISISKNLDFIPSYLELAKFSKEGNQFKELMLRNAVYNYLEDYDYVIIDTPPSLSSELDNALVIADKVIIPVPLERWAVENLPLLINQIKELENNFMGKEAKIIHIFASKVEIGRVTSTEIMSLLKEKYLNKFIGEVHKSEALKKIIDYAIGPKENENYYKEYLRILEKI from the coding sequence ATGGATAGAAAAAAGTTGGCTAAAAAACCACATATTATAGCTATTGCTTCAATTAAGGGAGGAGTTGGTAAAAGCACTTCTTCGATAATGTTTTCAACAATTCTTAGCAAAACTAATAAAGTGCTACTTGTGGACCTTGATCCACAAAACGCAGTTACAAGTTATTTTATAACTCAAGATCATCCGAGAATGGAATTAATTAACATTTATAATTCTTATTCTTTAATAAAGAAACATAAAACTTTTAAGGATGTTGTTATTAGTATATCTAAAAATTTGGACTTTATTCCAAGTTATCTAGAGCTTGCTAAATTTAGCAAAGAAGGAAATCAATTTAAAGAACTCATGCTTAGAAATGCAGTATATAATTATTTAGAAGATTATGATTACGTGATAATTGATACTCCCCCAAGTTTATCGTCAGAGCTTGACAATGCTCTTGTGATTGCAGATAAAGTTATAATACCGGTTCCACTTGAAAGGTGGGCAGTTGAAAATTTGCCATTACTAATAAATCAGATAAAAGAATTAGAAAATAATTTTATGGGGAAAGAGGCCAAAATTATTCATATTTTTGCATCTAAGGTTGAAATAGGAAGGGTTACTTCAACTGAAATTATGTCTTTATTAAAAGAAAAATATTTAAATAAGTTTATTGGAGAAGTTCACAAAAGCGAAGCTTTGAAAAAGATAATAGATTATGCTATAGGGCCAAAAGAAAACGAAAATTACTACAAAGAATATTTAAGAATTTTAGAAAAAATTTAG
- a CDS encoding chromosome replication/partitioning protein, with the protein MVKNRKVIINDRIVRNATYINTEERDKKEYELLKNELKNRIEDDIRNKINTMKILLEIRNRKLYILDGYKKFEDFIFDFKIARTQAYKYIKIAKLIFEGKLEEIDIIENGIDKTLFNLMKDKKINSKANLITPLRVRLETQEACDFYKMNPKFANYILEDFYQKNKEQLIKKLEEYKNKQKYS; encoded by the coding sequence ATGGTAAAAAATAGAAAAGTAATAATAAATGATAGGATTGTAAGAAATGCTACTTATATTAATACTGAAGAACGAGACAAAAAAGAGTATGAACTTTTAAAAAATGAACTTAAAAATAGAATAGAAGATGATATTAGAAATAAAATAAATACAATGAAAATTTTACTAGAAATTAGAAATAGAAAACTTTATATTTTAGATGGATATAAAAAGTTTGAAGATTTTATTTTTGACTTTAAAATAGCCAGAACTCAGGCGTATAAGTATATTAAAATAGCAAAACTTATTTTTGAAGGAAAGCTTGAAGAAATTGATATTATAGAAAATGGGATTGATAAAACTTTATTTAATTTGATGAAAGATAAAAAAATTAACTCTAAAGCAAATTTAATAACACCACTTAGGGTTAGGCTAGAAACACAAGAGGCATGCGATTTTTACAAAATGAATCCAAAGTTTGCTAATTATATTCTTGAAGATTTTTATCAAAAAAACAAAGAACAGCTTATTAAAAAATTAGAAGAATATAAAAATAAACAAAAATACTCTTAG